Proteins encoded by one window of Haematobia irritans isolate KBUSLIRL chromosome 2, ASM5000362v1, whole genome shotgun sequence:
- the LOC142226429 gene encoding uncharacterized protein LOC142226429: MKYCHKMINKQFLIIAYFVINIVIQHNSVEGIQCYVCEDCNEYQDFRELSICGVTQKPSTLPEILPSQSVIATSASPQPQDPGNNQTTAANSIPSAKPPEDDYNEDYLYDYSAEAKDESGSSKAQASNDKSRSPTTAPLTTQRTTISSPAKEKTKTTQSSSSAASTSGINSSSSVMSTESTNSTTSSVSSSSAKPPPPPEDYDYMEYEDRRSFDIESANLQKVRSSTLAASKMDEHVCYMYRYYANNTVFTNRGCTTLLNSNKFLTCQTLSNAHTMVGCRICSEDGCNKYDLDESGEDHLISGSEINGISNILFGILAILFIAYI, from the exons atgaaatattgtcataaaatgattaataaacaatttttaattattgcatattttgtaattaatatTGTAATACAGCATAACAGCGTTGAAG GTATCCAGTGTTATGTGTGTGAAGATTGCAATGAGTACCAAGACTTTAGGGAATTGAGTATTTGTGGTGTGACACAGAAGCCCAGTACTTTGCCAGAAATTTTACCTTCACAGTCAGTGATTGCAACATCTGCCTCACCCCAACCACAAGACCCTGGGAACAATCAAACAACGGCCGCAAATAGTATCCCATCGGCAAAACCTCCAGAAGATGATTATAATGAAGATTATCTGTATGACTATAGTGCAGAAGCCAAAGATGAAAGTGGTTCTAGTAAAGCTCAAGCTTCCAACGATAAAAGCCGAAGTCCAACTACAGCACCACTAACTACACAAAGGACTACAATTAGCTCACCAGCGAAAGAGAAGACAAAGACGACCCAGTCTTCATCATCCGCAGCAAGTACTTCGGGTATTAATTCATCCTCTTCTGTGATGTCAACGGAATCCACAAACTCAACAACATCTTCAGTTTCATCTAGTAGTGCAAAGCCACCTCCACCTCCAGAAGATTATGATTATATGGAATATGAAGATCGTAGATCTTTCGATATTGAATCGGCGAATTTACAAAAAGTAAGATCTTCAACTTTAGCTGCTTCGAAAATGGATGAACATGTTTGCTATATGTACCGGTATTATG CCAATAACACAGTTTTTACCAACCGCGGTTGTACCACCCTtttgaattcaaataaattcCTAACATGCCAAACTCTTTCAAATGCTCACACTATGGTCGGATGTCGTATTTGCAGTGAGGATGGTTGTAATAAATATGACTTGGATGAAAGTGGTGAAGATCATCTGATAAGTGGAAGTGAAATTAATGGCATTTCGAACATCTTATTTGGAATACTTGCGATTTTATTTATTGCGTacatttaa